The sequence ATCTCTTTGCCTGTGTCGAACGGTCCGAATGGAGCATCCGTCCACTGATTATCTAGGTCGTAAACCGCCTGGCGTCAAAGAATTCGTCGTACGAATCGAACCATGCCCGATCGATTCAATCATTCCGGTCGTGGCGAACGTGCGGTGTGGACGGGCCGTTGGGAAGAGGCGGGTGCGAACACGGGCCGATGCCGCGGCGATGGCCGGGACTGACAAAAATCTCGACGCGCGTTAGCCTGCCGGTCTCCGGCGACGTAACCCCGCCGGAAAGACTTTGGGAGACCCGAGACGCTGATGGCCAAGAAAAAATCGACACGCACCCGAACGTCCGCCGCAGCATCCGATCCGGCGGAATCGGACAACGACGCTCCGAAATTCGTGTTCGAAGAATCCGTCGAAAAGATTGAAACGGTGGTCGATCAGTTGGAAAGCGGCGATTTGGATTTGGGCGAATCGCTGAAGCAGTACGAACAGGCGGTCAAAGAACTGAAACGGTGCCACGACTATCTGAATCGTGCCGAACAGCAGGTCCGCTTGCTGGCCGGAATCGATGCCGACGGCCAGCCGATCACGACAGAC comes from Crateriforma spongiae and encodes:
- the xseB gene encoding exodeoxyribonuclease VII small subunit; its protein translation is MAKKKSTRTRTSAAASDPAESDNDAPKFVFEESVEKIETVVDQLESGDLDLGESLKQYEQAVKELKRCHDYLNRAEQQVRLLAGIDADGQPITTDFDDASGDDLLQKQSARGSRRGAKKRTAGGDGPSDDDVSADSDDDGGAGHLF